A genomic segment from Helicobacter sp. NHP19-012 encodes:
- a CDS encoding TonB-dependent receptor family protein, translating to MMHKRLLSALIASLACQVALDAKDKTYTLGKVSTAGQRGKTDYSGHVNLGYSGITAPKSWQDEEVKKYTGSRTVISHKALSQQANQSIEEALQNVPGLQVRNATGVGAMPSIQIRGFGAGGSGHSDATLMLVNGIPVYMAPYSHIELDIFPVTFQAIDRIDVIKGGGSVQYGPNTYGGIVNIITKPIPKHWENQVAERTTFWAKARNAGFAAPPGKTGNPSFLKSLGNDILYNTYVRSGGMINKHVGVQAQANWVDGQGFRDNSPTNIQNYWLDGVYDINEKNGIKAYYQYYKFNIAQPGSLSAEQYQENRFANMRPLNSKGGRSQRFGIVYENRFGDLEKIGGTFSFTYYGQFMTRDFQVSSSYNSANMVTCFSAASCAAQGLSGYNLAVPYYATNYNGWGEVENPVRSINNAFEPKVNLVVNTGKVKQTFIMGLRYMTTTFLQRQYMNTNECATKTSGEGAGFLCEGANVMSGWQPHIKHGLYKNWNNWRNDYTAVYLSDRIETWNGRFFVVPGLRYALVQYNNENAANWASIPKKDLEKIKNMNNWMPSTNIGFIPIQGDHTLLTYFNYQRSYVPPQLDVLSYGGAEYFTQHFDTVEVGARYTYKSKVSFNADFFRIWARDFATGQYSIYTSGPMKGNVRPVNGYSQGVELEAYYRPIQGLQLHAAFNYIDTRVTSHEQLTDLNGGVLPGTSYNKHFPFVSPYQFILDARYTYKKTTFGLSSYFYSRAYSGISNSAAGGYYGTQRYTNSGPNANGGQCAAWCMTQHEGMLPWYWVWNIQVSQVFWESGRHKIVGSLQVNNIFNMKYYFTGIGSSPAGLQPGPGRSVTAYLSYTF from the coding sequence ATCATGCATAAAAGATTGCTTTCGGCTTTGATAGCCTCTTTGGCGTGCCAAGTGGCTTTAGACGCTAAGGATAAAACCTACACCCTAGGCAAAGTTTCTACCGCCGGGCAAAGAGGCAAAACCGACTACTCCGGACATGTCAATTTGGGCTATAGCGGAATCACCGCGCCTAAAAGCTGGCAAGATGAAGAGGTGAAAAAATACACGGGTAGCCGCACGGTGATCTCGCATAAAGCCCTCAGCCAACAGGCCAACCAAAGCATCGAAGAGGCCTTGCAAAATGTCCCGGGCTTACAGGTGAGAAACGCTACTGGCGTGGGGGCGATGCCCAGTATCCAAATCCGCGGTTTTGGGGCGGGGGGCTCAGGGCACAGCGATGCCACCTTGATGTTGGTCAATGGCATCCCCGTTTATATGGCGCCTTACTCGCACATTGAGCTAGACATCTTCCCCGTAACCTTCCAAGCCATCGATCGCATCGATGTGATCAAGGGCGGGGGAAGCGTGCAATACGGACCCAACACCTATGGCGGGATCGTGAACATCATCACCAAGCCCATTCCCAAGCACTGGGAAAACCAAGTGGCGGAGAGAACCACCTTTTGGGCTAAGGCGCGCAATGCAGGATTTGCTGCGCCTCCTGGCAAAACCGGTAATCCCTCTTTCTTAAAATCTTTAGGCAATGACATCCTTTACAACACCTATGTGCGTAGCGGAGGGATGATCAACAAACATGTCGGCGTGCAGGCGCAGGCTAACTGGGTCGATGGACAGGGCTTTAGGGACAACAGCCCGACCAATATCCAAAACTACTGGCTCGATGGAGTCTATGACATCAACGAAAAAAACGGCATCAAAGCCTACTACCAATACTATAAATTCAACATCGCCCAGCCCGGGAGCCTAAGCGCAGAGCAGTACCAAGAAAACCGCTTTGCCAACATGCGTCCTTTGAACTCCAAAGGCGGGCGATCCCAGCGCTTTGGCATCGTGTATGAAAACCGCTTTGGCGACTTAGAAAAAATCGGGGGGACTTTTAGCTTCACCTACTATGGGCAATTCATGACGCGCGACTTCCAAGTGAGCTCTAGCTACAACAGCGCGAACATGGTGACTTGCTTTAGTGCTGCAAGCTGTGCGGCGCAGGGGCTTAGTGGCTACAACTTAGCCGTGCCCTACTACGCCACGAACTACAATGGCTGGGGCGAAGTGGAAAACCCCGTGCGCTCCATCAACAACGCCTTTGAGCCCAAGGTGAATCTCGTGGTGAATACTGGCAAGGTCAAACAAACTTTTATCATGGGCTTGCGCTACATGACCACCACCTTTTTACAACGCCAATACATGAACACCAACGAGTGTGCCACTAAAACGAGCGGAGAGGGGGCAGGCTTTTTATGTGAGGGCGCAAATGTGATGAGCGGCTGGCAACCCCACATCAAGCATGGTTTGTATAAGAACTGGAATAACTGGCGCAACGACTACACCGCCGTGTATTTGAGCGATCGCATCGAAACTTGGAATGGGCGCTTTTTTGTGGTGCCCGGACTGCGCTACGCTTTGGTGCAATACAACAATGAAAACGCTGCTAACTGGGCCTCCATCCCTAAAAAAGACCTAGAAAAAATTAAGAATATGAATAACTGGATGCCCTCGACTAATATAGGCTTTATCCCCATACAGGGCGATCACACGCTGCTCACTTACTTTAACTACCAACGCTCCTATGTCCCGCCACAATTGGATGTTTTGAGCTATGGCGGGGCGGAATACTTCACCCAACATTTTGACACCGTAGAAGTTGGGGCGCGCTACACTTATAAGAGTAAGGTTAGCTTCAATGCCGACTTTTTCCGCATTTGGGCTAGAGATTTTGCGACCGGGCAATATTCTATCTACACCAGCGGACCTATGAAGGGCAATGTGCGCCCCGTCAATGGCTATTCTCAGGGTGTAGAGTTAGAGGCATACTATAGACCCATTCAGGGTTTACAGCTCCACGCCGCCTTTAACTACATTGACACGCGTGTTACCAGCCACGAGCAATTAACAGATTTAAATGGCGGTGTTTTGCCCGGGACCAGCTACAACAAGCACTTCCCCTTTGTGAGTCCCTACCAATTCATCTTAGACGCGCGCTACACCTATAAAAAAACCACCTTTGGTTTGTCTAGCTACTTTTATAGCCGGGCTTACAGCGGGATCAGCAACAGCGCAGCGGGGGGCTACTATGGAACCCAGCGTTACACTAATTCTGGTCCAAATGCCAATGGCGGACAATGTGCGGCGTGGTGTATGACCCAACACGAGGGGATGTTGCCCTGGTATTGGGTGTGGAATATCCAAGTGAGTCAAGTCTTTTGGGAGAGTGGGCGGCATAAAATCGTGGGCAGCTTACAGGTGAATAATATTTTCAACATGAAGTATTACTTCACCGGCATTGGTTCTAGCCCAGCAGGTTTGCAACCCGGCCCCGGGCGCTCGGTTACGGCGTATTTGAGTTACACTTTCTAA
- the minE gene encoding cell division topological specificity factor MinE, with the protein MTLLTKWFKGTSSAHIAKDRLKLVLAYERSVRLPYMEEMKKEILAVVQKYIHTSKIDVRANSNHDIDTLEVEIVLEKQTPTS; encoded by the coding sequence ATGACCTTGCTCACCAAATGGTTTAAGGGCACGAGCAGCGCACACATTGCCAAGGACCGCTTAAAGCTCGTGCTCGCCTATGAACGCAGTGTCCGTCTGCCCTACATGGAGGAGATGAAAAAAGAGATTTTAGCCGTTGTGCAAAAATACATCCATACAAGCAAAATCGATGTGCGGGCAAATTCCAACCACGACATAGACACCCTAGAAGTGGAGATTGTGCTCGAAAAGCAAACCCCCACTTCTTAA
- the minD gene encoding septum site-determining protein MinD: protein MVITITSGKGGVGKSTSTANLAIGLAMQGKRVVAIDFDIGLRNLDMILGLENRIVYDVVDVMEGNCKLPQALITDKKNKDLFFLPASQSKDKNILEKSKVQALIADLKAQFDFVLIDSPAGIESGFEHAMLFADRAIVVVTPEVSSVRDSDRVIGIMDAKSQKVKDGQEMVKHILINRIKPELVEKQEMLSNEDVLKILALPLIGLVPEDPKIISATNTGEPIIYTQSPSALAFQRITKRILGEDVPFVEFKTKRGLMGALRGLFA, encoded by the coding sequence GTGGTCATCACAATCACTTCGGGCAAGGGCGGGGTGGGTAAAAGCACCTCTACGGCGAATTTAGCCATTGGGCTTGCCATGCAGGGCAAAAGAGTCGTGGCGATTGACTTTGACATAGGTCTGCGTAATTTAGACATGATTTTGGGGCTAGAGAACCGCATTGTCTACGATGTGGTGGATGTGATGGAAGGCAACTGTAAGTTGCCTCAGGCTTTAATCACAGACAAAAAGAACAAAGACTTGTTCTTTTTGCCCGCTTCACAGAGCAAGGACAAAAATATCCTAGAGAAGTCCAAAGTGCAAGCCTTGATTGCGGATTTAAAAGCGCAGTTTGACTTCGTGTTGATCGACTCGCCCGCAGGCATTGAAAGCGGATTTGAGCACGCCATGCTCTTTGCCGATCGGGCGATCGTGGTGGTAACGCCTGAAGTCAGCAGTGTTAGGGATAGCGATCGGGTCATAGGGATCATGGACGCCAAAAGCCAAAAGGTTAAGGACGGGCAAGAAATGGTCAAGCACATTTTGATCAACCGCATTAAGCCCGAGTTGGTGGAGAAACAAGAGATGCTCTCTAATGAGGATGTGTTAAAAATCCTTGCTCTGCCCTTAATCGGCTTAGTGCCCGAGGATCCTAAAATCATATCCGCTACAAACACGGGCGAGCCGATCATTTACACCCAAAGCCCAAGCGCACTCGCATTTCAAAGGATCACCAAGCGCATTTTGGGCGAGGATGTCCCCTTTGTAGAGTTTAAAACTAAGCGGGGGTTGATGGGGGCGTTAAGGGGCTTGTTTGCATGA
- the ilvC gene encoding ketol-acid reductoisomerase, with translation MGDLPIYTDQDGNLETLLHQRVAILGYGAHGRAHALNLRDSGVAVQVGLYDGSPSAAVAKKDGFEVSSVKKCVKECSTLAFLLPDEIHGDIYKQELAPYIQPGQTLIFAHGFSVCFGQVQAPEGVGLALVSPKSTGYALRENYKEGRGVFALMGVQQDNSHKNAKEIALSYACALGCGRVGILETTFKDETHCDLFGEQAVLCGGVEHLLLNAFNTLVEAGYPKEVAYFECVQELKVIADLIYAKGLVSMQEHISNTAEYGGLVSGGKVVDTSVKERMRSILAKIQDGSFAKSFLDEKEQGYPQIHESRKALGVHPLEQVGAHLRQYLFK, from the coding sequence ATGGGCGATTTACCCATTTACACCGACCAAGATGGCAATTTAGAAACACTTTTACACCAAAGAGTCGCCATTTTGGGCTACGGGGCGCATGGGCGTGCACACGCACTTAACTTAAGGGATAGTGGGGTGGCGGTGCAAGTCGGGTTGTATGACGGAAGCCCTAGTGCAGCCGTTGCCAAAAAAGATGGCTTTGAAGTCTCTAGTGTCAAAAAATGCGTGAAAGAGTGCTCCACTTTGGCATTTCTCTTACCCGATGAAATCCACGGGGACATTTACAAGCAAGAGCTCGCCCCCTACATACAGCCCGGACAGACTTTGATCTTTGCGCATGGCTTTAGCGTGTGTTTCGGGCAGGTGCAAGCCCCTGAGGGTGTGGGCTTAGCGTTGGTGTCGCCCAAAAGTACGGGTTATGCCCTAAGAGAAAATTACAAAGAGGGGCGAGGAGTCTTCGCGTTAATGGGCGTGCAGCAAGACAACAGCCACAAAAACGCCAAAGAAATTGCCCTAAGTTACGCCTGCGCTTTGGGCTGTGGGCGGGTGGGGATTTTAGAAACCACCTTCAAGGACGAAACCCATTGCGATTTGTTCGGCGAGCAAGCGGTGCTGTGCGGGGGGGTGGAGCACTTGCTGCTCAACGCTTTTAACACCCTCGTGGAGGCGGGTTATCCTAAAGAAGTTGCCTATTTTGAGTGCGTGCAAGAGTTGAAGGTGATTGCAGATTTGATTTACGCTAAAGGCTTGGTTAGCATGCAAGAGCATATCTCTAACACCGCTGAGTATGGGGGGCTAGTGAGTGGGGGCAAAGTCGTGGATACAAGCGTGAAAGAAAGAATGCGTAGCATTCTGGCGAAGATACAGGACGGCTCGTTTGCAAAGAGTTTCTTAGATGAGAAAGAGCAGGGCTATCCCCAAATCCACGAGAGCCGCAAAGCCCTAGGGGTGCACCCCTTGGAGCAGGTGGGGGCGCATTTGCGGCAATATTTGTTTAAGTAG